A single window of Nocardioides kongjuensis DNA harbors:
- a CDS encoding helix-turn-helix domain-containing protein gives MTAQQMNPDNNRRPPASLGDEMLSLQEACALLRVPEGTLRYWRHLGAGPRSFKVGRHVRYWRADLILWLTEQTNRPQHHR, from the coding sequence ATGACCGCACAGCAGATGAACCCCGACAACAACCGCCGCCCGCCGGCGAGCCTTGGCGACGAGATGCTCAGCCTCCAGGAAGCCTGCGCCCTCCTCCGCGTCCCCGAAGGCACCCTGCGCTACTGGCGCCACCTCGGAGCCGGCCCTCGCAGCTTCAAGGTCGGCCGCCACGTCCGCTACTGGCGCGCCGACCTCATCCTCTGGCTTACCGAGCAGACCAACCGTCCCCAGCACCACCGCTGA